DNA sequence from the Aestuariibius sp. HNIBRBA575 genome:
TCGGCGCGCCGCGGGCGGGCACCACGTGGCTTTTCCGTGAAATGAGCGAACACCCTGCTCTGTTTTTGCCCCGCGTCAAAGAGGTCCGGTATTGGAACAACCGTCGCAATGATCTGGACCGGGATCGTGTCATTGAACGCACCCGCAAAGAGGTGGCCGACCTGACGGACAGTGCGGACCATCTGGGCTGGCTGGATCGTTGGGCACAGGTACAACAACGCGAACCGTTTAATATCCCGGAATATCTGAACCTGATGTCGGTATCCGGTCGCCCCAGTCTGGATATTTCGCCCGCCTATTGTTTTCTGCCACCAGCCCGCATTCAGCTGCTGCGCGACGGCCTGCCCAAAGGCAGCAAGGTTTTGTATCTGATCCGTGATCCGCTGGACCGTCTGTCATCGCAGGTCAAATTGCATTTCCACCTACATGGCATGTATCGCGGCAATCCATCCACCGATGATCTTGCCGCGTTTCTGGACAATAAAAACCAACAGCGCCGCTGGGATTATGCCCGGGTGATTGAAAACTGGGCCGCGGTGTTTGGCGATGATTTCATCCCCCTTCCCTTTGATAATGTGGTGCGCAATCCGCGGGGTCTGACGTCGCAGGTAGCGGATCTGTTGAATGTGGATCTGCGCGCCGACAATGCCACGCGCAGTGATGATGATTTCACCCATTCGGAATCCAACCAAAACGCCCAGGCCTGGGTGACCAATCTGGCCCGGCCCGAGAAACGTCAATTGGCCGAGGCGATGATCCCAGCCATCACCACCTTTGCCGAACACCAGACCAATCTGGGGCAGCCCAATCCAGCGCAGCGTTGGCTGGACAAACTGCACAAACACGCCGCCGCCGTTGAACCGCGCAAAGCCCCGGCCCAAGAGCTGCCCCTACCGGTCCAGCAATTGATGCGCATGAGCGAAAGCCTGGGGGACAATTGTGAATACGGGTTCTGGCAACGCCATCAGGCCTATGAACCATCGAGCCTGTTTCGCTGGGCGATCACCCGGATTGAACCGCTGATCGCCTATCTGGAAAAGCCGACGCCACTCTTTGCGGCGGCCGATTTAAGCCCCCATTCGCCGGGCATGGTGGATGATGCCAGCTTTGGGTTCAAATTTCATTCCAAACTGGTGGAACGGGATGATGACGGCCAGCTGCGCCTGCTGACAGACAAAGCCGCCTTTGAGGCGATCCA
Encoded proteins:
- a CDS encoding sulfotransferase, translated to MMNPIHLCIGAPRAGTTWLFREMSEHPALFLPRVKEVRYWNNRRNDLDRDRVIERTRKEVADLTDSADHLGWLDRWAQVQQREPFNIPEYLNLMSVSGRPSLDISPAYCFLPPARIQLLRDGLPKGSKVLYLIRDPLDRLSSQVKLHFHLHGMYRGNPSTDDLAAFLDNKNQQRRWDYARVIENWAAVFGDDFIPLPFDNVVRNPRGLTSQVADLLNVDLRADNATRSDDDFTHSESNQNAQAWVTNLARPEKRQLAEAMIPAITTFAEHQTNLGQPNPAQRWLDKLHKHAAAVEPRKAPAQELPLPVQQLMRMSESLGDNCEYGFWQRHQAYEPSSLFRWAITRIEPLIAYLEKPTPLFAAADLSPHSPGMVDDASFGFKFHSKLVERDDDGQLRLLTDKAAFEAIHADEAAKIAHLQVKFLAQMKRQTGLYVIKANAGLSEDRLRHLVTLLHRHNKTHHLLWVTDNPDEDRPILADLGDGLLQASLPHFAPYTTADAYHPHGWIQIMQAAAEHAPIADQIARMQR